One genomic segment of Arthrobacter sp. Marseille-P9274 includes these proteins:
- a CDS encoding glycerophosphoryl diester phosphodiesterase membrane domain-containing protein, producing the protein MGQPSDDDGRTPQPPVGGWQAPGQPDSGTPAAPQGDRPAPQPGQPAEWSRPGQQPPAPQWGQQPQWGQPAHQPGQPAQWGQQPQWGGPYQPWGAPQNAPQNPYSGYTGYVAPPKPGVIPLRPLGVGEILDGAFQAARKNAAAVFGSAILLQIVVSVLAWAVGGLIISLLGGLQLVTAEELSDESAAALGLSVILSSLVLGLLSSVGVLLLQGVLAIPTARAAVNQKTGFALMWSLAKGRVWTLVGMGLLYLVATVVALVAIVAGSFFLADQLGITSVWIILLVILGLTVLSVWIGVKLMLAPAVIVMERAGLVQSLVRSWQLTNRSWWRTFGIILLCTIIVGVITSVISTPISFFIGLAAPAMGDPSDPEAMLAAMGPLTLVSMLVSSLFAAIGYAFQAAVIALVYLDLRIRREGFDVVLMREHEEAAGRPTRTIPGLGAASGSVPPGAPDYR; encoded by the coding sequence ATGGGGCAGCCATCGGACGACGACGGCAGGACGCCGCAGCCACCAGTCGGCGGCTGGCAGGCGCCCGGGCAGCCGGATTCCGGAACCCCGGCGGCGCCCCAAGGGGACCGGCCCGCGCCCCAGCCCGGCCAGCCGGCAGAGTGGAGCCGGCCTGGCCAGCAGCCGCCCGCACCGCAGTGGGGGCAGCAGCCGCAATGGGGGCAGCCCGCACATCAGCCCGGCCAACCGGCACAGTGGGGCCAGCAGCCGCAGTGGGGCGGCCCCTACCAGCCCTGGGGCGCGCCGCAGAACGCGCCGCAGAATCCCTACAGCGGTTACACCGGCTACGTCGCTCCGCCTAAACCGGGCGTCATCCCGCTCAGGCCGCTGGGTGTGGGCGAAATCCTCGACGGCGCCTTCCAGGCTGCGCGCAAGAACGCGGCCGCCGTTTTCGGCAGCGCCATCCTGCTGCAGATCGTCGTCAGCGTCCTCGCGTGGGCCGTGGGCGGCCTCATCATCTCGCTGCTGGGCGGGCTGCAACTGGTCACCGCGGAAGAGCTGTCGGACGAATCAGCAGCCGCCCTCGGGCTCTCGGTTATCCTGTCGTCGCTGGTGCTGGGGCTGCTCTCCAGCGTCGGTGTGCTGCTCCTCCAAGGGGTCCTGGCCATTCCGACGGCGCGGGCCGCCGTGAACCAGAAGACCGGCTTCGCGCTCATGTGGTCGCTGGCCAAGGGGCGCGTCTGGACGCTCGTCGGCATGGGCCTGCTCTACCTGGTGGCCACCGTCGTCGCCCTTGTGGCCATTGTCGCCGGATCCTTTTTCCTGGCGGACCAGCTCGGCATCACCTCGGTCTGGATCATCCTGCTGGTCATCCTCGGCCTGACCGTACTGTCCGTCTGGATCGGCGTGAAGCTCATGCTCGCGCCCGCCGTGATCGTGATGGAGCGCGCGGGCCTGGTCCAGTCCCTGGTCCGGTCGTGGCAGCTGACCAACCGAAGCTGGTGGCGGACGTTCGGCATTATCCTGCTGTGCACCATCATCGTGGGCGTCATCACCTCCGTCATCAGCACGCCGATCTCGTTCTTCATCGGGCTCGCGGCGCCGGCCATGGGAGACCCGAGCGATCCCGAGGCGATGTTGGCCGCCATGGGCCCCCTGACCCTGGTATCGATGCTGGTCTCTTCGCTGTTCGCCGCCATCGGCTACGCCTTCCAGGCCGCCGTCATCGCCCTGGTCTACCTCGACCTGCGGATCCGCCGGGAGGGGTTCGACGTGGTGCTCATGCGTGAGCACGAAGAGGCGGCCGGCCGGCCGACGCGGACGATCCCGGGGCTCGGCGCCGCTTCGGGCTCGGTACCACCCGGAGCGCCGGACTACCGATGA
- a CDS encoding DUF4129 domain-containing protein, translating to MTAFSALGEDEARELLIRELAKDEYQQAKPGLLDEILRNITEWFTDLLNSLQGASPNLGTLFIVIAVLLVIGAALWLVRPRRNARAAEAGQVFDADQVLSAEEHRRRAEAAAARGDWDESCTERFRAVVRSLEERAVLARQPGQTADEAARGIGPAFPALAADVLQAATVFDAVRYGKLPASEADSRAAARLDGQLQASRPVLNADTPAMEVPR from the coding sequence ATGACGGCTTTCAGCGCGCTGGGCGAGGACGAGGCACGGGAACTGCTGATCCGCGAACTGGCCAAGGACGAATACCAGCAGGCCAAGCCGGGCCTACTGGACGAGATCCTCCGGAACATCACCGAGTGGTTCACGGACCTGCTCAACTCGCTGCAGGGCGCCAGCCCCAACCTGGGGACGCTGTTCATCGTCATTGCGGTGCTGCTCGTGATCGGAGCCGCCCTCTGGCTGGTCCGGCCGCGGCGCAACGCCCGGGCAGCGGAAGCGGGACAGGTCTTCGATGCCGACCAGGTCCTTTCCGCCGAAGAACACCGCCGGCGGGCCGAGGCGGCCGCGGCACGGGGCGACTGGGACGAGTCGTGCACGGAACGGTTCCGTGCCGTGGTGCGGTCGCTGGAGGAACGGGCCGTGCTGGCTCGCCAGCCTGGGCAAACGGCTGACGAGGCCGCGCGGGGCATCGGTCCCGCCTTCCCCGCCCTCGCGGCGGACGTGCTGCAGGCGGCCACGGTTTTCGACGCCGTGCGCTACGGCAAACTGCCCGCGTCGGAGGCCGATTCCCGTGCGGCGGCCCGGCTGGACGGGCAGCTGCAGGCCAGCCGTCCCGTCCTCAACGCCGATACCCCCGCCATGGAGGTCCCGCGGTGA
- a CDS encoding DUF4350 domain-containing protein, giving the protein MARPEATEQPGTYPGSARDTARRRFRRWRFWIIVVLLLAAAVLVRMLATPASDRDDLSPENPAPNGAKAVAEVLRQQGTDVVETDSLDATLGALDDGGTLLFHDANGYLDEGQLGELADAAGRLILVEPDFRQLQTLAPGFSSAGVVPEEGAPLAAECRTEDGGTPPAAAVPQGAGSITRGGLAYRGPVMCFGFETGDRPAASYAAAADGSTIVLGGGQVLSNDATVREGNAALALNTLGRDDRLVWYRPSLADISIADEPQSPMELLPAWVTPVILWLLAVGVLAMIWKGRRLGPLVEEPLPVVVRSAETAAGRARLYQDSKSLDRAAANLRAATLTRLAAELRLGTGANAAAVVEATARHLGRPVPDLDGLLRTFVPRTESQLVDWAQNLQQLEEEVTDR; this is encoded by the coding sequence ATGGCCCGGCCGGAGGCTACCGAGCAGCCCGGAACGTACCCCGGTTCCGCGCGGGATACCGCACGGCGCCGCTTCCGCCGATGGCGTTTCTGGATCATCGTCGTCCTGCTGCTGGCAGCCGCCGTCCTGGTCCGCATGCTCGCCACGCCGGCCTCCGACCGGGACGACCTGTCGCCCGAGAATCCTGCGCCGAATGGTGCCAAAGCGGTCGCCGAGGTTTTGCGGCAGCAGGGCACCGATGTGGTCGAGACCGACTCTTTGGACGCCACGCTTGGGGCATTGGACGACGGCGGCACGCTGCTTTTCCACGATGCCAACGGCTACCTGGACGAGGGTCAGCTCGGCGAACTGGCGGACGCCGCCGGACGACTGATCCTGGTCGAGCCGGACTTCCGCCAGCTCCAAACCCTGGCCCCGGGCTTCTCATCCGCCGGTGTCGTCCCCGAAGAGGGCGCGCCGCTGGCGGCCGAGTGCCGGACCGAGGACGGCGGGACCCCGCCGGCCGCGGCCGTTCCGCAAGGGGCCGGCTCCATCACCCGCGGCGGCCTCGCCTACCGCGGACCGGTCATGTGCTTCGGCTTCGAGACCGGCGACCGGCCCGCAGCCTCCTACGCGGCGGCCGCCGACGGCTCCACGATCGTCCTCGGTGGAGGGCAGGTGCTCTCCAACGACGCGACGGTCCGGGAGGGCAACGCGGCGCTGGCGCTGAATACGTTGGGACGGGACGATCGGCTGGTCTGGTACCGCCCGTCGCTGGCAGACATCAGCATCGCCGACGAGCCGCAGAGCCCGATGGAGCTGCTCCCGGCCTGGGTCACCCCCGTGATCCTGTGGCTGCTGGCCGTCGGCGTGCTGGCCATGATCTGGAAGGGACGCCGCCTCGGCCCCCTCGTGGAGGAACCGCTGCCCGTCGTCGTACGTTCGGCCGAAACCGCCGCCGGCCGCGCCCGCCTGTACCAGGACTCGAAGTCGCTGGACCGGGCCGCTGCGAACCTGCGGGCGGCCACGCTGACCCGGCTGGCCGCGGAGCTGCGCCTCGGGACCGGGGCGAACGCGGCTGCCGTGGTCGAGGCCACCGCCCGCCACCTGGGGCGTCCGGTACCGGACCTGGATGGGCTGCTCCGTACCTTTGTCCCCCGCACCGAGTCCCAACTGGTGGACTGGGCACAGAACCTGCAACAGCTAGAGGAAGAGGTTACCGACCGATGA
- a CDS encoding MoxR family ATPase, producing the protein MSEHPQHAAGMTAQPPLDEPADSGWSETRDSRAGAAAAGTPSDDRLRQALLDVRAEVAKSVVGQDGTVTGLLIALLSHGHVLLEGVPGVAKTLLIRTLSATLSLDTKRVQFTPDLMPGDVTGSLIYDSHTAEFVFREGPVFTNILLADEINRTPPKTQASLLEAMEERQVSVDGVPRRLPEPFIVAATQNPIEYEGTYPLPEAQLDRFLLKLTMDLPDRESEIEIIRRHSLGFDPRNLKAAGVRPVASAEDLAQARAAVSRVSIAPEVLGYIVDLVRATRSAPSFQLGVSPRGATALLNTSRAWAWLNGRSFVTPDDVKALTLPALRHRVGLRPEAEMDGVRIDDVLNSILATVPVPR; encoded by the coding sequence ATGAGTGAGCATCCGCAGCACGCTGCCGGAATGACGGCGCAGCCGCCGCTGGATGAACCGGCGGACTCTGGCTGGAGCGAAACACGCGATTCCCGCGCGGGAGCCGCCGCTGCCGGCACGCCTTCCGATGACCGGCTCCGGCAGGCCCTGCTGGACGTCCGGGCGGAAGTGGCCAAGTCGGTCGTCGGCCAGGACGGCACGGTCACGGGCCTGCTGATCGCGCTGCTCTCGCACGGCCACGTGCTGCTCGAGGGCGTGCCTGGCGTCGCCAAGACGCTGCTGATCCGCACGCTCTCCGCCACGCTCAGCCTGGACACCAAACGCGTCCAGTTCACCCCGGACCTGATGCCCGGCGATGTCACGGGTTCGCTGATCTACGACTCCCACACCGCGGAGTTCGTCTTCCGCGAGGGACCGGTGTTCACCAACATCCTGCTGGCCGACGAGATCAACCGCACTCCCCCGAAGACGCAGGCGTCGCTGCTGGAGGCGATGGAGGAGCGGCAGGTCTCGGTGGACGGCGTGCCGCGCAGGCTGCCGGAGCCGTTCATCGTGGCCGCGACCCAGAATCCCATCGAGTACGAGGGGACCTACCCGCTGCCGGAGGCGCAGCTGGACCGCTTCCTGCTGAAGCTGACGATGGACCTGCCCGACCGGGAGTCCGAGATCGAGATCATCCGGCGGCACAGCCTCGGCTTCGACCCCCGGAACCTGAAGGCGGCCGGCGTGCGCCCGGTGGCGTCCGCAGAGGACCTGGCACAGGCCCGCGCCGCCGTGTCCCGCGTGAGCATCGCCCCGGAGGTGCTTGGCTACATCGTGGACCTGGTCCGCGCCACCCGGTCCGCGCCCAGCTTCCAGCTGGGCGTCTCGCCGCGCGGGGCAACGGCCCTGCTGAACACCTCGAGGGCGTGGGCCTGGCTCAACGGCCGCAGCTTCGTGACGCCGGACGATGTGAAGGCGCTGACGCTGCCCGCGCTGCGCCACCGCGTGGGGCTGCGCCCGGAAGCGGAGATGGACGGCGTCCGCATCGACGACGTACTGAACAGCATCCTGGCCACCGTGCCGGTTCCGCGCTGA
- a CDS encoding DUF58 domain-containing protein, with the protein MALTGRFVLVALAGAVALLLFPSGLTAMWAALLLVAAAAADLALAASIRQLRLERRVPGSVRLTESCTSELLVANNGRRRLSAQVRDGWQPSAGALDPAQRLDVPPGERRLVPVRLVPRRRGDLHTAHVTVRSVGPMGLAARQLTLPLPGRLRVLPPFHSKRHLPSKLRRLRELDGKAAVQIRGAGTEFDSLRDYVHGDDVRSIDWRATARRQAVVVRTWRPERDRRVILVLDTSRTAAARIDDEPRLDTGIEAALLLAALAERGGDRVDFLAFDRRARATVKSAGKGNMLHQLVNAMAPLEPELIEADWSQIPGQLDAISSHRSLVVLLTALDSGSAEESLLPTLARLTAEHVVVVASVRDPLLDELRTARGTASETFRASAAERALLDRAALTAQIKQLGAEVVDATPHELPPALADLYIRLKAAGRL; encoded by the coding sequence ATGGCTCTGACCGGTCGATTCGTGCTCGTGGCCCTGGCAGGGGCCGTGGCCCTGCTCCTGTTCCCGTCCGGACTGACGGCGATGTGGGCTGCCCTGCTGCTCGTCGCTGCCGCCGCAGCGGACCTTGCCCTGGCCGCCTCCATCAGGCAGCTGCGGCTTGAACGCCGGGTACCCGGGAGTGTCCGGCTCACCGAAAGCTGCACGTCCGAGCTCCTGGTGGCCAATAACGGGCGGCGGCGCCTGTCCGCGCAGGTGCGGGACGGCTGGCAGCCGTCCGCGGGCGCCTTGGATCCGGCCCAGCGCCTCGACGTGCCGCCGGGCGAACGCCGGCTGGTTCCCGTCCGCTTGGTCCCCCGGCGCCGCGGCGACCTGCACACCGCACATGTCACCGTGCGGTCGGTCGGCCCGATGGGGCTGGCGGCCCGCCAGCTGACCCTGCCGCTCCCCGGCCGGCTGCGGGTGCTGCCGCCCTTCCACTCCAAACGGCACCTTCCCTCCAAGCTGCGCCGGCTGCGCGAACTCGACGGCAAGGCGGCGGTGCAGATCCGCGGCGCCGGCACGGAGTTCGATTCGCTGCGCGACTACGTGCACGGCGATGACGTCCGCTCCATTGACTGGCGCGCCACCGCAAGGCGGCAGGCCGTCGTCGTACGCACCTGGCGTCCGGAACGGGACCGCCGCGTCATCCTGGTGCTCGACACCTCCCGCACCGCGGCTGCGCGGATCGACGACGAGCCGCGCCTGGACACCGGCATCGAAGCGGCGCTGCTGCTGGCCGCCCTGGCCGAGCGCGGCGGGGACCGGGTGGATTTCCTCGCCTTCGACCGGCGGGCCCGGGCCACGGTCAAATCCGCCGGGAAGGGCAACATGCTGCACCAGCTGGTCAACGCGATGGCCCCGCTGGAGCCGGAGCTGATCGAGGCGGACTGGTCGCAGATCCCGGGCCAGCTGGACGCCATCTCCTCGCACCGCTCGCTGGTCGTGCTGCTCACCGCCCTGGATTCCGGCTCTGCCGAGGAGTCCCTGCTGCCCACGCTGGCCCGGCTCACCGCCGAGCACGTCGTCGTCGTGGCGTCGGTCCGCGATCCGCTGCTGGACGAACTGCGAACCGCCCGCGGCACGGCCTCGGAGACGTTCCGGGCGTCCGCCGCCGAGCGGGCGCTGCTGGACCGAGCCGCACTGACCGCGCAGATCAAGCAGCTCGGGGCCGAGGTGGTCGATGCCACGCCGCACGAACTGCCGCCTGCACTGGCGGACCTGTACATCCGGCTCAAGGCGGCAGGCCGGCTATGA
- a CDS encoding DUF4166 domain-containing protein: MMEPNQSAGQSVYQLAMGPEFGRLQPELQDYFSLAAGNNDGGAQVGIGTGVFDVAGCPRRILRPLLRLASLDRSLFPEYGRDVPFRIENRPGTDSGARPFLTAVRTLQFGGVTRVMEDTTWWEDAGDAGARGGRLVDSLGRSGLIRTGLSCGAGDDGRMRLVSRGTALAAGRLGVPLPRLLDAAAFTEQWWDPAAGLFRIRTKVLQRQFGTVLEYDGAFEYRLEPAAPTPPPRSG; encoded by the coding sequence ATGATGGAACCGAACCAGTCGGCAGGCCAGTCCGTGTACCAGCTGGCGATGGGACCGGAGTTCGGACGCCTGCAGCCGGAGCTGCAGGATTACTTCAGCCTCGCGGCGGGAAACAACGACGGCGGGGCGCAGGTCGGGATCGGGACCGGCGTCTTCGACGTGGCGGGGTGTCCGCGCCGCATCCTGCGCCCGCTGCTGCGGCTCGCCAGCCTCGACCGCTCGCTCTTTCCGGAATACGGCCGGGACGTGCCGTTCCGGATCGAGAACCGACCGGGAACGGACTCGGGGGCACGGCCCTTCCTGACCGCGGTCCGGACCCTGCAATTCGGCGGGGTCACCCGCGTCATGGAGGACACCACCTGGTGGGAGGACGCGGGCGATGCCGGGGCCCGTGGCGGCCGGCTGGTGGATTCGCTCGGCCGGAGCGGCCTGATACGCACCGGGCTGAGCTGCGGCGCGGGCGATGACGGGCGGATGCGGCTCGTCTCCCGGGGCACGGCGCTGGCCGCGGGGCGGCTGGGGGTGCCGCTGCCGCGGCTGCTGGACGCGGCGGCCTTCACGGAACAGTGGTGGGACCCTGCGGCCGGGCTGTTCAGGATCCGCACCAAGGTGCTCCAGCGCCAGTTCGGCACCGTCCTCGAATACGACGGCGCGTTCGAGTACCGTCTGGAACCCGCGGCTCCTACGCCTCCGCCACGGTCTGGTTAA
- a CDS encoding chorismate mutase, translating to MTEPRPADDFDPAASSLSGRVDPDVMTELLSVRGSIDNIDATLVYLLAERFKATQRVGYLKARHQLPPADPDRETAQIARLRQLAEDAHLDPAFAEKFLNFIISEVIRHHQAISDEHNGSIRTPATPDEPSGE from the coding sequence ATGACTGAACCGCGCCCAGCCGACGACTTCGACCCTGCCGCCAGCTCGCTCTCCGGGCGGGTGGATCCGGATGTGATGACGGAGCTGCTGTCCGTGCGCGGGAGCATCGACAACATCGACGCGACCTTGGTCTACCTGCTGGCGGAGCGTTTCAAGGCGACCCAGCGGGTGGGGTACCTCAAGGCCCGCCACCAGCTGCCGCCGGCGGATCCTGACCGCGAGACGGCGCAGATTGCCCGGCTGCGCCAGCTGGCCGAGGACGCGCACCTGGACCCCGCGTTCGCCGAGAAGTTCCTGAATTTCATCATTTCCGAGGTCATAAGGCACCACCAGGCGATTTCCGACGAGCACAACGGCAGCATCCGGACTCCGGCCACGCCGGACGAGCCGTCGGGAGAATGA
- a CDS encoding CPBP family intramembrane glutamic endopeptidase, which yields MTAVKWRPVIVFVLLAYALAWLCALPLWLGDGLREPLFPLYAVLMMATPAVAALATSRFVDRPPSIPRELGLVQFRPVGRFVLFLAAGWALPVLLALAALAVGALLGVYPADFVDFSGYRLLLAQQSQAVGLAVPDLPIGVLVAAQFINVALAAVINAIPALGEELGWRGWLLPRLMPLGAPAAVVVSGVVWGVWHAPLILLGYNYPDGPGWLGVLAMCGMCTAFGGVFGWLRLRSGSVWPAALAHGALNASAGLMFLFVAAGGRFSTLHASVLGWSGWIVPLLLVAGLIAAGQFRPAASHTVAAAYPPAGKP from the coding sequence ATGACTGCGGTGAAGTGGCGGCCCGTGATCGTCTTCGTCCTGCTGGCCTATGCGCTGGCGTGGCTGTGCGCGCTGCCGCTCTGGCTCGGGGACGGGCTGCGGGAGCCGCTCTTCCCGCTGTACGCGGTGTTGATGATGGCCACCCCGGCGGTAGCCGCCCTGGCCACCAGCCGGTTCGTGGACCGCCCGCCGTCCATTCCGCGCGAGCTGGGGCTGGTGCAGTTCCGGCCCGTCGGCCGGTTCGTGCTGTTCCTCGCCGCGGGTTGGGCGCTGCCCGTGCTGCTCGCGTTGGCGGCGCTGGCGGTCGGCGCGCTGCTGGGCGTCTACCCTGCGGACTTCGTGGATTTCTCCGGCTACCGGCTGCTGCTCGCCCAGCAGTCCCAGGCCGTCGGACTGGCCGTCCCGGACCTGCCCATCGGCGTCCTGGTGGCCGCCCAATTCATCAATGTCGCGCTCGCGGCCGTCATCAATGCCATCCCGGCGCTGGGCGAGGAGCTCGGCTGGCGGGGCTGGCTGCTGCCCCGGCTGATGCCGCTCGGGGCGCCCGCCGCCGTCGTTGTTTCCGGGGTGGTGTGGGGCGTTTGGCATGCGCCGCTGATCCTGCTCGGCTACAACTATCCGGACGGGCCGGGCTGGCTCGGCGTCCTTGCCATGTGCGGGATGTGCACGGCCTTCGGGGGCGTCTTCGGCTGGCTGCGGCTTCGCTCGGGCTCCGTCTGGCCGGCGGCGCTGGCGCACGGAGCGCTGAACGCCTCGGCCGGACTCATGTTCCTGTTCGTCGCGGCCGGCGGCCGGTTTTCCACCCTCCACGCCTCGGTGTTGGGCTGGTCCGGCTGGATCGTGCCGCTGCTGCTGGTCGCCGGGCTCATCGCTGCCGGACAATTCCGTCCGGCAGCTTCACACACCGTGGCCGCTGCGTACCCTCCGGCGGGCAAACCTTAG
- the mnmA gene encoding tRNA 2-thiouridine(34) synthase MnmA, with translation MKVLAAMSGGVDSAVAAARAVEAGHDVVGVHLALSRMPGTLRTGSRGCCTIEDSRDAWRACDILGIPYYVWDFSERFKEDVVDDFIAEYAAGRTPNPCMRCNERIKFAALLEKALALGFDAVCTGHYAKVIEDEHGNRELHRAADWAKDQSYVLGVLTHEQLKHSMFPLADTPSKAEVRAEAARRGLSVANKPDSHDICFISDGDTRGWLAEKIEMEPGEIVDQTGSVVGEHEGANAFTVGQRRGLKLGRPAADGKPRFVLEIRPKENKVVVGPEALLAVDQMRGIKVSWAGLPIAEVEARTEFDCMVQVRAHGDPVPARGRIELDDDGRQQLLVTLVDPMRGVAPGQTMVLYQGSRVLGQATIDSARSLSWDPAGVS, from the coding sequence ATGAAGGTATTGGCAGCGATGAGCGGCGGCGTGGACTCGGCCGTGGCGGCGGCACGCGCCGTGGAGGCGGGGCACGACGTCGTCGGCGTCCACCTGGCGCTGAGCCGGATGCCGGGCACCCTGCGCACCGGCAGCCGCGGCTGCTGCACGATCGAAGACTCCCGCGATGCCTGGCGCGCCTGCGACATCCTTGGCATCCCGTACTACGTCTGGGACTTCTCGGAGCGGTTCAAGGAAGACGTGGTGGACGACTTCATCGCCGAGTACGCCGCAGGCCGCACGCCCAACCCGTGCATGCGCTGCAACGAGCGGATCAAGTTCGCCGCGCTGCTGGAGAAGGCGCTCGCGCTGGGCTTCGACGCGGTGTGCACCGGCCACTACGCCAAGGTCATCGAGGACGAGCACGGTAACCGCGAGCTGCACCGCGCGGCGGACTGGGCGAAGGACCAGTCCTACGTGCTGGGCGTCCTCACGCACGAGCAGCTCAAGCACTCCATGTTCCCGCTGGCGGACACCCCGTCCAAGGCCGAGGTCCGGGCGGAAGCGGCGCGGCGCGGGCTGTCCGTCGCGAACAAGCCGGACAGCCACGACATCTGCTTCATTTCCGACGGCGACACCCGCGGCTGGCTGGCCGAGAAGATCGAGATGGAACCGGGCGAGATCGTGGACCAGACCGGCTCCGTGGTCGGCGAGCACGAGGGCGCCAACGCGTTCACCGTCGGGCAGCGGCGCGGGCTCAAGCTGGGCCGGCCCGCCGCGGACGGCAAGCCTCGCTTCGTGCTGGAGATCCGGCCGAAGGAGAACAAGGTCGTGGTCGGCCCGGAGGCGCTGCTCGCGGTGGACCAGATGCGCGGCATCAAGGTTTCCTGGGCCGGGCTGCCGATCGCCGAGGTCGAGGCCCGGACCGAGTTCGACTGCATGGTCCAGGTCCGGGCCCACGGCGACCCGGTGCCGGCCCGCGGCCGGATCGAGCTGGACGACGACGGGCGGCAGCAGTTGCTCGTGACCCTCGTCGACCCGATGCGCGGTGTGGCGCCGGGGCAGACGATGGTGCTCTACCAAGGCAGCCGCGTCCTGGGACAGGCGACTATCGATTCGGCACGCTCGCTGAGCTGGGACCCGGCCGGGGTTTCCTGA
- a CDS encoding cysteine desulfurase family protein → MPVYLDHAATTPISAQALAALTHELSRSGNPSSLHGSGRRARRVVEDARETLAAAAGAHPSEVIFTSGGTEADNLAVKGLYWARRDEDPKRRRILCSPVEHHAVLDTVEWLERHEGAEAVWLPVDGNGVVSVEALRREIEADPGSVALVTVMWANNEVGTVQPIADIVAAARPHGIPVHSDAVQAFGHLPVSFAESGLDTMAISGHKIGGPVGIGALLVGRSVKLTPVQHGGGQERDIRSGTLDTPAIAAFAAAAEAAAGQLAEEAPRLSHLREKLIAGVVSAVPEAVLRGAPDPQFEGRRLPGNAHFTFPGCEGDSLLFLLDLAGVESSTGSACTAGVPRPSHVLLAMGLTEEEARGAQRFTLGHTSTDADVDALVAALPEAYARARKAGMAGHVSSIRTAGTQPW, encoded by the coding sequence GTGCCCGTGTATCTTGACCACGCGGCGACCACGCCCATTTCGGCGCAGGCCTTGGCCGCACTCACCCATGAACTTAGCCGCAGCGGAAATCCGTCCTCGCTGCACGGCTCCGGCCGGCGCGCCCGCCGGGTGGTGGAGGACGCCAGGGAAACGCTGGCCGCGGCGGCAGGCGCCCACCCCAGCGAGGTCATCTTTACCTCGGGCGGCACCGAAGCCGACAACCTTGCAGTTAAGGGCCTGTACTGGGCGCGCCGGGACGAAGACCCGAAGCGGCGCCGGATCCTGTGTTCCCCGGTGGAACACCACGCCGTGCTGGACACGGTCGAATGGCTGGAACGCCACGAGGGGGCGGAAGCCGTCTGGCTGCCAGTCGACGGTAACGGCGTAGTCTCCGTCGAGGCGCTGCGCCGGGAAATCGAGGCCGACCCCGGCTCCGTGGCACTCGTGACGGTGATGTGGGCAAACAACGAAGTGGGCACCGTGCAGCCGATCGCGGACATCGTGGCGGCGGCCCGGCCGCACGGCATTCCCGTGCACTCCGACGCGGTGCAGGCGTTCGGGCATCTGCCGGTGTCCTTCGCGGAATCGGGGCTGGACACGATGGCCATCAGCGGCCACAAGATCGGTGGACCGGTGGGCATCGGCGCCCTGCTGGTGGGCCGCTCGGTGAAGCTGACGCCCGTCCAGCACGGCGGCGGGCAGGAACGCGACATCCGCTCGGGCACCCTCGACACCCCTGCGATCGCGGCCTTCGCCGCGGCTGCGGAGGCAGCCGCGGGCCAACTGGCAGAAGAAGCCCCGCGGCTGTCGCACCTGCGCGAGAAGCTGATTGCCGGCGTCGTTAGCGCCGTCCCGGAAGCGGTGCTGCGGGGCGCGCCGGACCCGCAGTTCGAGGGCCGGCGCCTGCCGGGGAACGCGCACTTCACGTTCCCGGGCTGCGAGGGGGATTCGCTGCTCTTCCTGCTGGACCTGGCCGGCGTGGAGTCGTCCACGGGCTCGGCCTGCACGGCCGGAGTGCCCCGGCCGTCGCACGTCCTGCTGGCCATGGGGCTGACCGAGGAGGAGGCCCGCGGGGCGCAGCGCTTCACGCTCGGGCATACATCGACGGACGCGGACGTTGACGCATTGGTGGCCGCGCTGCCGGAGGCGTACGCGCGGGCCAGGAAGGCCGGCATGGCCGGGCACGTGTCCAGCATCCGGACGGCCGGCACGCAGCCCTGGTAG